The sequence CCGTGCAGGAACTGGGTGCCGATCCCACGCGCCGCCAGATGCCGTTCGAGCAGCCGGGCCATCCCGACGTACTGGGTGAACACGAGGACCCCCGCCCCCTCCGCCACGATCGTGTCCAGCAGCTCGTCGAGCAGTTCCAGCTTTCCCGAGCGACCCGCGATGCGCGGCTCCTCCTCCTTGAGGTACTGCGCCGGGTGGTTGCAGATCTGCTTGAGCGAGGTCAGCAGCTTCACCACGAGACCCCGCCTGGCCATGCCGTCGGCCTCGGCGATCGCCGCGAGCGTCTCCCGCACCACCGCCTCGTACAGCCCCGCCTGTTCGGCCGTCAGCGACACCGCCCGGTCCGTCTCGGTCTTCGGCGGCAGCTCCGGGGCGATGCCGGGGTCGGACTTGCGCCGGCGCAGCAGGAACGGGCGCACCAGCGCGCCGAGCCGCTCTGCGGCCGCGGGGTCGCCGCCCTCCACCGCGCGCGCGTACCGGGTGCGGAACGTGCCGAGCCGCCCCAGCAGCCCGGGGGTCGTCCAGTCGAGGATCGCCCACAGCTCGGACAGGTTGTTCTCCACCGGGGTGCCGGTCAGCGCCACGCGCGCCTTCGCGCCGATGGTGCGCAGGGCGCGGGCCGTCGCCGAGTACGGGTTCTTCACGTGCTGCGCCTCGTCCGCGACGACCATGCCCCACTCCGCGGCGGCGAGCTTCGGGGCGTCCAGCCGCATCGTCCCGTACGTGGTGAGGACGAACCCCGAACCCGCCAGGTCGTCCAGGCCGCGGGCAGCGCCGTGGAAGCGGCGTACCGGGGTGCCCGGGGCGAACCTCTCGATCTCCCGCTGCCAGTTGCCCATCAGCGAGGTCGGGCAGACCACGAGGGTGGGCCCGGCGGCCCCGTCCAGGTTCTGGCGGTGCAGATGCAGGGCGATCAGGGTGATGGTCTTGCCGAGCCCCATGTCGTCGGCGAGACACCCGCCGAGTCCGAGCGAGGTCATGGTGTGCAGCCAGTTCAGGCCGCGGAGCTGGTAGTCCCGCAGCGTCGCGGTGAGCGCGGCCGGCTGACCGACCGCCGGCTCCCCGCCGCCGTCCTGTTGCGACGCGGGGTCGGCGACCCGCTCGCGCAGCCGCTCCAGCCAGCCGGTCGCCCGGACCTCGACCCGGCGGCCGTCGACCTCGGTGGAACCCGTCAGGACCGCGCCGAGCGCGTCGATCGGGGTCACCTTGCGGTCCTGGGCCTCCCGGGCGCGGCGCGCCTCGTCGGGGTCGATCAGCACCCACTGGTCGCGCAGCCGCACCAGCGGACGGCCCGCCTCGGCCAGCCGGTCGAGCTCCTCGCGGCTGAGCTTCTGGTCCCCGAGCGCGAACCACCAGTCGAAGGCCAGCAGGGCGTCGGAGGACAGCAGCGGCACGGCATCCGACGCGGAACGCGACTGCTTCCCGGGCACGTCGCCGTCCTCGCCGTCCGGTCCGATCACCGCGCGGGCCGTGAGCTTGCGCGCGGTCAGCTCCCGGGGCCAGTGCACCTGCACGCCCGTCGCGGCCAGCGCCCGTGAGGCGGGCCCCAGCAGTTCGGTGATCTCCTCGTCGGCCGGCTCCACCGCATCGGGCACGGCCGCCGACAGCAGCGGGGTCAGGGGCGGCCAGGCGCGGGCGGCCCGGCGCAGCATCAGCAGGGCGTCCATCCGGACGCGCGGGCCGAAGGCCGCCGCCGCCGGGCCGCCGCCGGCCCAGATCTCGGCGGCGTCGGCGACCACGGCCGGATCGCTGACGCTGTGGATCTGCGGAACCACCCGGAACGACGGCCCCGCCGCGGACGCGTCGTCCCGGCCGAGTCCCGACACCTCCACGCGCAGCGACAGCCGGACCCCCGCGTCATGACCGGCCGCGACATCGGCGGCCCACGCGCGATGGCCGGGAACGAGCTGCGGCGCCCGTGCGGTGAACGCGGTACCGCCCGCGGCGAGGGAAGCGGCGGGCGTCCTGGGCAGGCAGTCCGCGACCGCGTCGAGGAACGCCCGCACCAGCCATTCCGGTTCGGGCAGGAGCAGCGGCCGAGCGGTCGTGTCGAGCGGGACCGCGTGGGCCGTGGGCGGCATGGACGCGGCCAGGGTACGGATGCGGGTCTGGTCGTCGGCGGTCAGCGGCCCGGCCCGCCAGGTGTCGTGGTCCGTCGCGCTCAGACCCGGCAGGAGCAGGCCCCGGGCCGCGAACTGGAGGGCCAGCAGCCCCGCCGCGCCCCAGAACGCCATCGACGCGGACGCCTCGGCCGCCGCACGCGCGCGCGTCAGCACGGGGAGCGCGTCGCGCACCGGCAGCAGGCGGGCCGGCACCTCGTACGGGAGGTCGTCGGCACCGGCCACGGTCAGCTCCCCGGCCTCCCCGGGGCCGTCGGGCAGGCCGCTGCCGTCGGGGCGCCAGAAGGCGAAGCGGCCGGTGCGGGAGGGGTCCGAGGGCTGGAAGACCACGGAACAGCCGGTGAGCGCGGAGATCTCGGCGAGCGAAACGGCAGGGAGGCTGTGCACAGCGATGTCAGAGTCCTCAAATTTGACTAGTCGGCTGAAGTCGCCGAGGGTACCCCAACAATGCCGATGAATGGCCCCAGAGGGCTGTGATACACGCCACTCCT comes from Streptomyces sp. Mut1 and encodes:
- a CDS encoding DEAD/DEAH box helicase, which translates into the protein MHSLPAVSLAEISALTGCSVVFQPSDPSRTGRFAFWRPDGSGLPDGPGEAGELTVAGADDLPYEVPARLLPVRDALPVLTRARAAAEASASMAFWGAAGLLALQFAARGLLLPGLSATDHDTWRAGPLTADDQTRIRTLAASMPPTAHAVPLDTTARPLLLPEPEWLVRAFLDAVADCLPRTPAASLAAGGTAFTARAPQLVPGHRAWAADVAAGHDAGVRLSLRVEVSGLGRDDASAAGPSFRVVPQIHSVSDPAVVADAAEIWAGGGPAAAAFGPRVRMDALLMLRRAARAWPPLTPLLSAAVPDAVEPADEEITELLGPASRALAATGVQVHWPRELTARKLTARAVIGPDGEDGDVPGKQSRSASDAVPLLSSDALLAFDWWFALGDQKLSREELDRLAEAGRPLVRLRDQWVLIDPDEARRAREAQDRKVTPIDALGAVLTGSTEVDGRRVEVRATGWLERLRERVADPASQQDGGGEPAVGQPAALTATLRDYQLRGLNWLHTMTSLGLGGCLADDMGLGKTITLIALHLHRQNLDGAAGPTLVVCPTSLMGNWQREIERFAPGTPVRRFHGAARGLDDLAGSGFVLTTYGTMRLDAPKLAAAEWGMVVADEAQHVKNPYSATARALRTIGAKARVALTGTPVENNLSELWAILDWTTPGLLGRLGTFRTRYARAVEGGDPAAAERLGALVRPFLLRRRKSDPGIAPELPPKTETDRAVSLTAEQAGLYEAVVRETLAAIAEADGMARRGLVVKLLTSLKQICNHPAQYLKEEEPRIAGRSGKLELLDELLDTIVAEGAGVLVFTQYVGMARLLERHLAARGIGTQFLHGGTPVAAREAMVNRFQAGAEPVFLLSLKAAGTGLNLTRAGHVVHFDRWWNPAVEAQATDRAYRIGQTQPVQVHRLIAEGTIEDRIADMLARKQGLADAVLGSGESALTELSDAELADLVELRGGTR